In Luteipulveratus mongoliensis, the DNA window ATCGGCACCCGCCTCAACCTCAGCCACCGCACGGTCGAGAACCACGTGCAGTCGACGTTGCGCAAGCTGCAGCTGGCCAACCGGGTCGAGCTGGCCCGCTATGCGATCGAGCAGGGCCTCGACTGACCGGCCCTGTGGATAACTTCGGAGCCGCAAGGCTCGCTCCTGGCAGCGTGGGCGCCCTACCCACGAGACGCAGGAGGGGCGCATGCCCGACGACAACATCCACTCGATGTACGACCGCCAGACCACCTGGGTCGAGCCCTGGGGCTATGAGGACCTGGGCTACGACGAGGGGCCGACGAGGTCGTACGGCAGCGGGTCGTACGGCGCTAGCTCGTACGGCGGCAGCTCGTACGACAGCGGGTCGTACGGCGCCGGCCCGGGCAGTCGGTCCGAGCCCCTGTCGTACGACGACCTCATGCCCGAGCCGGACGGCGTTCGGGGTCGGCTGACGCAGCTCAGCCTGGTCGATGGTCGCGTCGTCGACATCACCTCAGGGCCGGTGGCGGGCACCCGGTTCCTGGAGTACGCCGATGAGCATGACCGCGAGATCCGGCGGCTGGCCGACCAACGGCTCCGTCGGATGGCGCCGCCGCCCGAGCCCTATGAGGTCATGCTCGGCTGGCTCGACGGTCTGGTCGGCGGTCGGGCCAACCTGGAAGCGCTCGACACCGCGACGCTCTCACCTGCCGCACCCGACCTGGGCCTCGCCGATCGCACGGCGTTCCAGCGACAGGTCGTGGTGAGCGTGGCCGAGCACCTCGATCGAGTGGCGGATCGCTGGTTCGACGACGAGGTGCGCTCGGCGCTGCACGGCGCCCTGTCCGCGGTGCTGACCCATCACGCTGTTCGAGTGCTGACCGCGAAGTCGCCTGAGCATGCGGCGGGTGCGCTCTGCTGGGCGGTCGGCAAGGCCAACGACCTGCTCGGTCAGGGCAAGGTCGTCACCCAGACCGCGGTCGCCGAGCAGCTCGGGCTGGGCTCGCTGTCGAGCGGCGGCTCGCAGATGGCCGAGTCGATCCGCGGGCTGAAGCCGCAGGGCGCACATCGGCCACACCTGCTGTCCTGCCCCGACCTGCTCGCGCTCGCCAGGCCCGAGCTGCTGGTCGCCCGGACGCGGGCCCAGATCATCGGCTGGCGGGATCAGGCGCTGGCAGCGCAGGCCGAGCACCGCGCCCAAGGCGGGATGTGCAGCAGCTGCCGACGCGAGGCCGCTCTCAACACCACGGACTAGGTTGACCAGACCAACTAGACTAGGCACATGGTGACGGTCAACGTGCAGCACGCCAAGACGCATCTGTCGGACCTGCTGGCACGCGTCGAGCGCGGTGAGGACGTCGTGATCGCGCGGGCGGGCGCGCCGGTGGCGCGGCTCGTGGCAGTCGGCAGCGCTCCGGGTCGGTCCTTCGGGCCGATGACGTTCGAGGTGCCGGATGACTTCGATGCCCCGCTGGAGGGCGAGGAGCTGGCGGCGTGGGAGTGAGCTACCTGGTCGACACTCACGTGCTGCTCTGGCTCCTCGGCAGCCCTGACCGGGTGCCGGCCGGAGTACGCGAGACGCTCAGCGACCCGACCGTCGCGCTGCACGTCTCCGCGGCGTCGGCGCTGGAGGTGGCCACCAAGACCCGGACCGGCAAGCTGCAGGCCGTGGGCCTGGTCGAGTCCTGGGATCGGCGGCTGTCCGACATCGGCGTCACCGAGCTCACCGTCACCAGCGAGCACGCGCTGATGGCCGGATCCATGACGTGGGAGCACCGTGACCCGTTCGACCGCCTCCTCGTCGCGCAGGCTGTCATCGAGGGACTGGTCCTCGTCACGGTGGACCGGGCGATGACGGGGCTCCCGGCGCCGCGCGTACTCACCTGGTGACGGTGCCCGTACGCGGCCAGCGTGAGACGCGAGCTCAGAGCGGGAACCAGCCGTGCCCCATGTGCCAGTGCCCGCCCGCCCGCAGGTGGTCGCCGACAGCCCGCTCCACGGACGTACGCCGGGGCAGGCTCTCGACCGCCAGCTCTCGGTTGCCGAAGACGAACATGACCGGCTCGGTGTCGACCGGCTCCGTGTCCTCGCGGATCACCCGGAACCGGTCCTGGAAGCGGGCGATGTTGGAGGTGTCGGACAGATATTGCTTCAGCTGCGGGTCGAGCAGCCAGGAGTGGCAGACCACGATCTCGTGGCGCTCCTCAGGGAAGTGCTGAGCGAAGAACGCGCGGGCCAGGCTCACCGAGCGATCGCAGGCGGCCGGCGAGAACGGCCCGAGGAAGTCGGGGATGTGCAGGTTCAGGCAGGCCGCGCCCGGCTCCACGTCCAGCCCGGCTGCTAAGAGCGCCTGCCCGGTGCGCTCACCGAGCCGCGCACGCTCGTACTGCAACCGCCCGAGCTGGTAGAGCTCGCCGCGGAAGTGCGGGACGAGCCACTGCGGGATCGGCACCCCTCCGCCGCCGAACCGTCGGTGGTTCACCGCGATGTTGCGTCCCAGGTCGGCGAGGGTGCGACGGGAGATGTCGGCGGAGATGCCACGCTCGCGGTGATAGGCGCGCGTGTAGGGCAGGGCGGCGACGAAGGCGTACACGGCGAAGTAGGTGCCCACGTCCGCTGGGGCGTCGGGCAGCCGTGCCACGAACAGCTCGGTGAGGTGCGGCCAGTGGCCGAACTCTCCGATGTCCTTGACCAGCGCCTCGACACACTCCTCCAGGAGTCGCATCGCGTCGGCATCCGACGTCACCACCCGCCGCAGTCGGATGAGCTCGTTGATGTCCTCGTGGGGCACGGCGAGGTCGAGCAAGATCTCGGCCAGCTCGTCGGATTCCGGCAGCATGGTGCGCTTCCCCTCCCTCTGGAACGCCCTCTGGAGAACGTCGACCCGAAGATTACGTGGGCCGGACGCGTCACTGCCTAGGTGATGCAGGGGGAACTACGCATCCGCCGGACCACCCTCTGGAGCGAGCCTGGTCAGCATGAGCACTCCGACCTATAACCCGTACTCCGCGCCGAGCCCGTCGCACGCCGCGGTCCCTCCTAGTACCTGGCCCTCTGGTGGACCCGCCAGCCCAACCGCGCCGGGCCAACCAGACCTCTTCCCCGGCTGGTCCGCTGACTCGCGGCACCGCCCACTTCCGCCGGCTCCGCCGCCCGCGATCCCGTGGTGGCAGCGCGACGGCATGGTCAGTCGACTTCTCGTCCTCGCCGGCGTCGCCGTCACCCTCGTCGGTGTCGTGATGCTCCTGGTCCTGGCTGCTCAGCACGGTCTCTTCAGGCCGCCGATCCGGGTCGCCGGCGGTGCGCTCCTCGCGGTCGCACTCGTCGTCACCGGTTGGCGCGTCATGGACCGCCCCGGTGGTCGAGTGGGCGGAACCGCTTTGATGGCAACCGGATTCGCGGGCGCCTACCTCGACGTCCTCGCGGTCACGACCGTGTACGACTGGATCGCCCCGCCCGTCGGCCTCGCCCTCGCGCTGGTTTGCGCGGTGTCCGGTGTCGTGGTCGCGATGCGCTGGAACAACCAGCTGCTCGCCCTCATCGTGACCCTCGGCTGCGCGGCTCTCGCGCCCGTCCTGACCTCGGGTCTCACCCTGACGCTGGTCGCTTTCTTGGCCGTCCTGCAGATCGCGGGCAGCGTCCCGGAGCTGGTCCGCAGCTGGATGTGGCTCGCCCCGGCGCGCACCGTGCCGGCAGTCGTCGCCATCCTGGTCGTCATCCCGATGAAGTCGATCGGCACGGACGCCGTGCACCCGCAGCTCCTCGCGGCCGCAGCAGTCATCGGCGCAACGGGCTTGTCCTCAGGTCTGCTCGCGCTCCGTCGGCGCTCGGATGACGTGGTCGCCGCCGTGAGCATGGTGCTGTCCTGCCTGCCGGTCGTCCTCGTCGCCAACACCCTGGGTACGACCGCAGCCGCAGCCTGGTCCGCGGGCGTTGCCGCCATCGTCATCGTCGCCGGGTTCGCCACGCGTCCGCTCGGTACCCCGGCCCGCTTCGCTCTGGCCTCAGTGATCGTCCTCGCGGTCTTCCAAGGCTGCGCGCTGCTGTCGGCCGACTACTCCACGGCGATGCCCTTCCTGGTCACCGCTCTCGTGGTCGCCGCTGCCGCGGTCCAGCAGCGATCGGTCCTGGCGCTCGCCGGAGCCAGTGCGCTGTACGCCGTCGGCATGCAGCTGCTGCTGATGGATGCCGGTCCACGGACCCTGAGCAGTCAGCGCCAGGCCATCGCGCGGCTCGACGAAGGAGCCCTCCTGAGTGGTCTCCTCGGCGTCGCCACCGCGGCCCTCCTCGTGCTGGCGGTTCTGCAGATGCGGACCAAGCTCGTTGCCGACCTCCGCCGCGGCATCGTCGTGAGTGCCGGCCTGGCTGCGCTCTACTCAGCCACCGTCGTTGCCGTTGCTGCTGGTGTCACGGCCATGACCGACGAGGACGGCTTCTACCTGGGCCACTTCCTCGCGACCGCGGTCTGGATCGCGGCGGCGTACGGCCTGCTCACCCTGGGACTGAACCGACCGGCGTACGCGCACCTCACGCTGGGCGCCGGCCTCACCTTGGTCGCTGCGGCCCTGACCAAGCTGTTCGTCTTCGACCTCGCGGCACTGGGCGGCGTTGCACGGGCCGGGTCGTTCCTGGTGGTTGGTCTGCTGCTGCTGGTGGCCGGCACCCGGTACGCCCGCTCGTTCGCCGAGCGTGAAGCGGGCACGCACGCCTGAGTCAAGGAAGGAGTGCCGACAAGGAACGAGCCCGCGGGAAGTCTCCCGCGGGCTCGTTGCTGTCTGAGGTCAGGCTCCGCGGCGCCGCTCGGCGCGCGTGCTGCCCTCGCGCTCGACGGGCGGCTCGGCAGCCTTGTCCTTGCGGTGCTTGTAGTACTCCCACACCATCGGCAGCACCGACACCAGCACCACCAGCAGGATCGCGATGTCGATGTTCTTGCCGAGGCCGGGGAACGCTTTGCCGAGGATGTGACCGGCCATGACTACGACCGTCACCCACAGGACGGCACCGACAGCACTCCACGTGAAGAAGCGCTTGCGGTCCATCCGGGTGGCACCGGCGACGAGCGTGATGAAGGTGCGGACGATCGGCACGAAGCGGCCGATCACCAGAGCCTTGTTGCCGTACTTGTCGAAGAACGCCGACGTCTGGTCGAAGTACTCGCGTTTGAGGATCTTGCCGTCGCGCTCGTACAGCGGCTTCCCGGCCAGCCGGCCGATCTCGTACCCCGCCACGTTGCCCGCGAAGGCGGCCAGCATCAGCAGCGGCAGGGCGACCCAGATCGAGTAGTCGATCTTGTCCGTGGCGATGAACAGACCCATCGCGAAGAGCAACGAGTCGCCCGGCAAGATCGGGAAGAGGACACCGCACTCGATGAACACGATGAGCATCGAGACCCAGAAGAAGGCGCCGCCGAACTCCTTGAGCAGGTAGTTGGGGTCCATGAAGTCTGGGCCGAGTGCGTGCATCACGAGGCCCAAGGGTACGGCGTCGTGGTGGGTGCCTCGTCACATTCGCGGACTGACTAGGGTCGCTGCATGAGCTCTCTGCGCTCGTCCTTGCCGCTGCTCGCGGCGGTTGTCGTGACCCTCGCATCGTGCTCGGAGCCGGCCGACTCCGCGAGCAGCCCCACCGACACAGGACCGACGCAGACCAAAGGGTGTGACAAGGACAGCCTGCGGACCGTCGAGGACGGCCGGCTGACCATCGGGACGAGCGATCCGGCGTACGCGCCCTGGTTCGTCGACAACGACCCGGGCAACGGGCAGGGCTTCGAGTCGGGGATGGGTTATCGCCTGGCGCAGCACCTCGGCTACGACCCCGCTGACGTCCGGTGGGTCCGGGTGCCGATGGGCGAGGCGATGGCCCGCGGTCCGAAGAGCTTCGACCTCGCCCTCGTCGAGGCGTCGATCACGCCGAAGCGTCGCGCGGCCGTCGACTTCTCGACCCCGTACCACGCCGTGCGACAGGCAGTCGTGACCTATGAGGGCAGCCCCATCGCAGGCAAGCACTCGGTCGCCGAGCTCAAGGGTGCGCGGCTCGCCGCCGCCCAGGGCACGACGTCGTACGACGCGATCACCCGGGTGGTCGCGCCCACTCAGGCTCCGGTTGCCTACCCCACCGTCACCGAGGCCGGCAACGCGCTCGCCGCGCACCAGGTCGACGGCCTCGTCACGGACGTACCGACAGCGATCTACCTGTCGACCGCCGTCGTCGACGACGCGAGCGTGCTCGGCGAGCTCCCTGCTGGGTCGGACGAGCAGGTCGGCGCGGTGCTGGCCAAGTCGTCCTCGCTGACGCAGTGCGTGAGCACCGCCGTCCGGCAGCTCAAGGCCGACGGAACGCTCGACCGGTTGGGCGAGCACTGGCTCTCGTCCAGCAAAGAGGTGCCGACCCTTTCCTGACCGGACGTCTCAGTCGCGAGTCGTCAGGGCGAAGACCCGCAGCTCGCGACCGGCGCGTTCGGCATAGGTGTCGTACGCCGGCCACACCCGCACGACTGCGGGCCAGACCCGTTCCCGCTCGGTCGGTGTGAGCTGTTCGGCGCGCACGGGCGTCGACCGTCCCGCGATGGTCACCGTGGCATCCGGATTGGCGCGCAGGTTGCCCGACCAGGCGGGATGGTTCGGCTGCCCCCAGTTGGACGCGATGACGATGTAGCGCTCCCCGTCGCGCGCGTAGAGCAGCGGCACGGTGCGCTCGGCACCCGTCTTGCGACCGATCGTGGTCAGCAGCATCTCCGGCAGACCGGCCCTGCCGATGACGGTGAGGCGGCCGCCGGTTCGGCGCTGGATCGCGCGGTCGAGGGGTACGGCCTGACGGCCCAACCAGGCGAACCAGGGCTGGTGTCCGAGCCGGCGTACGACCGTGCCGTAGCGATCACTCATAGGCCGGAGTCTGCCCGACGCCGGCCTACGAGCGGTGCTGAAGGGTCAGACGGTCTGTGGTTTCCAGGGCTTGAGCCAAGCGGTCTCGGGCCAGCCCTCGACGCCGGCGAGCAGCTCGTACATCGTGGCCTGGTCGATCGACTCACGGATGATGTCCGCGTGGCCTGCGTGGCGCGCGACCTCTTCGACGATGTGCAGCAGGACCCAACGGACGTCCCACGCGTCGAG includes these proteins:
- a CDS encoding nitroreductase/quinone reductase family protein, which produces MSDRYGTVVRRLGHQPWFAWLGRQAVPLDRAIQRRTGGRLTVIGRAGLPEMLLTTIGRKTGAERTVPLLYARDGERYIVIASNWGQPNHPAWSGNLRANPDATVTIAGRSTPVRAEQLTPTERERVWPAVVRVWPAYDTYAERAGRELRVFALTTRD
- a CDS encoding type II toxin-antitoxin system VapC family toxin yields the protein MGVSYLVDTHVLLWLLGSPDRVPAGVRETLSDPTVALHVSAASALEVATKTRTGKLQAVGLVESWDRRLSDIGVTELTVTSEHALMAGSMTWEHRDPFDRLLVAQAVIEGLVLVTVDRAMTGLPAPRVLTW
- a CDS encoding DedA family protein, translating into MHALGPDFMDPNYLLKEFGGAFFWVSMLIVFIECGVLFPILPGDSLLFAMGLFIATDKIDYSIWVALPLLMLAAFAGNVAGYEIGRLAGKPLYERDGKILKREYFDQTSAFFDKYGNKALVIGRFVPIVRTFITLVAGATRMDRKRFFTWSAVGAVLWVTVVVMAGHILGKAFPGLGKNIDIAILLVVLVSVLPMVWEYYKHRKDKAAEPPVEREGSTRAERRRGA
- a CDS encoding DUF2339 domain-containing protein; translation: MSTPTYNPYSAPSPSHAAVPPSTWPSGGPASPTAPGQPDLFPGWSADSRHRPLPPAPPPAIPWWQRDGMVSRLLVLAGVAVTLVGVVMLLVLAAQHGLFRPPIRVAGGALLAVALVVTGWRVMDRPGGRVGGTALMATGFAGAYLDVLAVTTVYDWIAPPVGLALALVCAVSGVVVAMRWNNQLLALIVTLGCAALAPVLTSGLTLTLVAFLAVLQIAGSVPELVRSWMWLAPARTVPAVVAILVVIPMKSIGTDAVHPQLLAAAAVIGATGLSSGLLALRRRSDDVVAAVSMVLSCLPVVLVANTLGTTAAAAWSAGVAAIVIVAGFATRPLGTPARFALASVIVLAVFQGCALLSADYSTAMPFLVTALVVAAAAVQQRSVLALAGASALYAVGMQLLLMDAGPRTLSSQRQAIARLDEGALLSGLLGVATAALLVLAVLQMRTKLVADLRRGIVVSAGLAALYSATVVAVAAGVTAMTDEDGFYLGHFLATAVWIAAAYGLLTLGLNRPAYAHLTLGAGLTLVAAALTKLFVFDLAALGGVARAGSFLVVGLLLLVAGTRYARSFAEREAGTHA
- a CDS encoding ABC transporter substrate-binding protein, whose product is MSSLRSSLPLLAAVVVTLASCSEPADSASSPTDTGPTQTKGCDKDSLRTVEDGRLTIGTSDPAYAPWFVDNDPGNGQGFESGMGYRLAQHLGYDPADVRWVRVPMGEAMARGPKSFDLALVEASITPKRRAAVDFSTPYHAVRQAVVTYEGSPIAGKHSVAELKGARLAAAQGTTSYDAITRVVAPTQAPVAYPTVTEAGNALAAHQVDGLVTDVPTAIYLSTAVVDDASVLGELPAGSDEQVGAVLAKSSSLTQCVSTAVRQLKADGTLDRLGEHWLSSSKEVPTLS
- a CDS encoding acyltransferase domain-containing protein, producing the protein MLPESDELAEILLDLAVPHEDINELIRLRRVVTSDADAMRLLEECVEALVKDIGEFGHWPHLTELFVARLPDAPADVGTYFAVYAFVAALPYTRAYHRERGISADISRRTLADLGRNIAVNHRRFGGGGVPIPQWLVPHFRGELYQLGRLQYERARLGERTGQALLAAGLDVEPGAACLNLHIPDFLGPFSPAACDRSVSLARAFFAQHFPEERHEIVVCHSWLLDPQLKQYLSDTSNIARFQDRFRVIREDTEPVDTEPVMFVFGNRELAVESLPRRTSVERAVGDHLRAGGHWHMGHGWFPL
- a CDS encoding type II toxin-antitoxin system Phd/YefM family antitoxin, which gives rise to MVTVNVQHAKTHLSDLLARVERGEDVVIARAGAPVARLVAVGSAPGRSFGPMTFEVPDDFDAPLEGEELAAWE